In Symmachiella dynata, the following are encoded in one genomic region:
- a CDS encoding histidine phosphatase family protein, translated as MSKSQAVLIRPGCTDFDQQNRIQGTLNIPLNQQGQVQVSRLAEDLRDIPLKRIYSAPCEPARETAESLSADLGVPVKELDSLANLNQGLWQGMVVDDIRRKHPKVFKQWQESPETICPPEGEEFTDAMVRVGKAIDKILKRDVNFAIIAPEPLASMIRWHVCGGKLHTVEPSDSCRDDCHWEILETNGKSEAPLENGQGTPAKPARAKTSN; from the coding sequence ATGTCAAAATCCCAAGCCGTGCTGATTCGTCCCGGCTGTACTGATTTCGACCAGCAAAACCGTATTCAAGGCACCTTGAATATTCCCCTCAATCAACAAGGGCAAGTTCAAGTGAGCCGGCTTGCCGAGGACTTGCGCGATATCCCGCTAAAGCGGATTTATTCTGCGCCGTGTGAACCTGCGCGCGAAACGGCCGAGAGCCTCAGCGCAGATTTGGGTGTGCCGGTTAAGGAACTGGACAGCCTCGCGAATTTGAATCAAGGCTTGTGGCAGGGCATGGTCGTCGACGATATTCGCCGCAAGCATCCCAAAGTCTTTAAGCAATGGCAGGAATCCCCCGAGACGATCTGTCCGCCCGAGGGCGAGGAGTTTACCGATGCCATGGTCCGCGTGGGTAAGGCGATTGACAAGATTCTGAAGCGCGACGTCAATTTTGCTATCATTGCCCCGGAACCGTTGGCATCGATGATTCGCTGGCATGTGTGCGGAGGCAAACTTCATACTGTCGAGCCCAGTGACAGTTGTCGGGATGATTGCCATTGGGAGATTTTGGAGACAAACGGAAAATCGGAAGCACCGCTCGAGAATGGCCAAGGAACACCGGCCAAGCCTGCGCGTGCGAAGACAAGCAATTGA
- the rpe gene encoding ribulose-phosphate 3-epimerase, with the protein MTRRTTFLNLLKSAPLIAPSMLKCDFGNLHREVELLESANVPLLHLDVMDGHFVPNLSYGPMVIKRLRELTELPFDAHLMISDPERYLDDYIAAGCDSITIHIEAVPEPVALLQRIRDAGVAAGLALNPGTPVEKIAPALESCDLVLVMSVEPGFGGQKFMPSALDKLRELSSMISTETLLSVDGGIGPDTIGSTAQAGAKLFVAGSSIFDASDYREAATQLFDAASQAASASL; encoded by the coding sequence ATGACTCGCAGAACTACCTTTCTCAACTTGCTCAAAAGCGCCCCGCTGATTGCGCCGTCGATGTTGAAATGTGACTTTGGCAACCTGCACCGCGAGGTGGAGCTGTTGGAGTCGGCGAATGTCCCATTGTTGCATTTGGATGTAATGGATGGGCATTTCGTTCCCAACCTGTCTTATGGCCCGATGGTCATAAAGCGGCTGCGCGAATTGACTGAGTTGCCATTCGATGCCCATTTAATGATTTCCGACCCGGAGCGGTATTTGGATGACTATATTGCTGCCGGTTGCGACTCCATCACGATTCATATTGAAGCGGTTCCGGAACCGGTTGCGTTGTTGCAGCGGATTCGGGATGCGGGCGTCGCTGCCGGTTTGGCGCTGAATCCGGGTACGCCTGTTGAAAAAATCGCACCCGCTCTGGAGTCCTGTGACTTGGTGCTGGTGATGAGCGTGGAACCGGGGTTTGGCGGCCAGAAATTCATGCCGTCGGCACTGGACAAATTGCGGGAACTGTCATCGATGATTTCTACCGAGACGTTGTTGTCGGTGGATGGAGGAATTGGCCCGGATACGATTGGATCGACCGCCCAGGCGGGGGCCAAACTCTTTGTTGCAGGAAGTTCGATTTTTGATGCCAGTGATTATCGCGAAGCCGCGACTCAACTTTTTGATGCTGCGTCACAAGCCGCATCAGCGTCCCTTTGA
- the gap gene encoding type I glyceraldehyde-3-phosphate dehydrogenase, whose product MAAVKVGINGFGRIGRIVFRELASRPEEFDVVAINDLGDPQKLAWLLKYDSVQGRFPGTVECDGQSLIVNGNKVLICSERDPRNLPWKKEGVEVALESTGFFTNRQTAEKPGFDSHLEAGARKVIISAPCKDAPDLTCVLGVNDDQLSSEHDCVSNASCTTNCLAPMVKVLHENFGVSEGLMTTVHAYTNDQRVSDQLHADPLRARAAAINIIPTTTGAAKAVGIVLPAMKGKLTGLSLRVPVPAGSVTDLVATLDKKASKEDINAAMKAAAEGPLKGIMEYNTDPIVSSDIVGNRHSSIFDASWTTELGGNMVKVLSWYDNETGYSCRTSDLIAKIAKL is encoded by the coding sequence GTGGCTGCAGTAAAAGTTGGAATTAACGGTTTTGGTCGGATCGGGCGGATTGTGTTTCGTGAGTTGGCTTCACGGCCCGAGGAATTCGATGTCGTCGCGATCAACGATCTGGGCGATCCGCAAAAATTGGCCTGGTTGCTGAAATACGACAGCGTGCAAGGCCGATTCCCCGGCACGGTTGAGTGCGACGGGCAGTCGCTGATCGTCAACGGCAACAAAGTGCTGATTTGCAGCGAACGGGATCCGCGGAATTTGCCGTGGAAAAAAGAAGGTGTCGAAGTCGCCTTGGAATCGACCGGATTTTTCACCAATCGCCAAACGGCTGAAAAACCAGGTTTCGATAGCCATCTGGAAGCTGGTGCCCGCAAGGTGATCATTTCCGCGCCGTGCAAAGACGCGCCGGATTTGACCTGCGTGCTTGGTGTGAACGACGATCAACTTTCGTCGGAACATGACTGCGTCTCGAACGCCAGTTGCACGACGAACTGCTTGGCCCCGATGGTCAAGGTGCTGCACGAAAACTTCGGCGTTTCCGAAGGTCTGATGACGACCGTGCACGCTTATACCAACGACCAACGCGTTTCGGATCAGTTGCACGCCGACCCGTTGCGGGCACGTGCGGCGGCGATCAATATCATTCCCACGACCACCGGTGCCGCCAAAGCAGTCGGCATTGTGCTGCCGGCGATGAAGGGCAAATTGACCGGCCTGAGCCTGCGGGTGCCTGTGCCGGCCGGAAGTGTGACCGACTTGGTTGCCACGTTGGACAAAAAAGCCTCTAAAGAGGACATCAACGCGGCCATGAAAGCTGCTGCCGAAGGCCCGCTGAAAGGGATCATGGAATACAACACCGATCCCATCGTCTCCAGCGACATCGTCGGCAACCGTCACAGCAGCATTTTTGATGCAAGCTGGACGACCGAATTGGGCGGAAACATGGTCAAGGTGCTGTCCTGGTACGACAACGAGACTGGCTACTCTTGCCGGACTTCGGACCTGATTGCCAAGATTGCGAAACTGTAG
- a CDS encoding sialate O-acetylesterase, translating into MHRLRYLLCLTSVLISVKANADDNPQLWILSGQSNACGRAKLPGPAPDERVTMFDPKTGEFVVAQDPLPGMGTTGTGPWVATAQAVAPLAGDITMLGYANGGKPISFWHPGKPGYVGLMPCIKRAGQGAGVFLWYQGENNSAPGTSGAQYVKELQEHFARVRKAADNPEMLVVVVQLGPATKPGNSGFMTLREAQRQYVADDPRAILVPALGRTLKDTVHLDNAGYRELGGEIGRALLRHRFGKTDIAWPGPVLDAAVIAEDRKSIVAHFAEVEELAGCDAADFALIDEEGTVRCTMATPGKTTVTLIPERVVRLPARLIYAFGQNPKASLVDEAGNRAPAVQIPVTTGEAPEDVPTAAANGAGK; encoded by the coding sequence GTGCATCGACTGCGCTATCTTCTTTGTTTGACATCCGTTTTGATTTCAGTAAAAGCCAATGCGGACGATAACCCGCAGCTGTGGATCCTCTCAGGCCAGTCGAATGCCTGTGGACGCGCGAAACTTCCCGGACCGGCCCCGGATGAGCGGGTGACCATGTTTGACCCCAAGACTGGCGAATTTGTCGTCGCCCAAGATCCGTTGCCCGGTATGGGAACGACTGGAACGGGACCGTGGGTCGCCACCGCACAGGCGGTCGCGCCGCTTGCGGGGGACATTACGATGTTGGGATACGCCAATGGCGGCAAACCGATTTCGTTTTGGCATCCCGGCAAGCCAGGGTATGTCGGCTTGATGCCCTGCATCAAACGCGCCGGCCAAGGGGCGGGCGTGTTTCTGTGGTACCAGGGCGAAAACAATTCCGCTCCCGGAACCTCGGGGGCCCAGTATGTGAAGGAATTGCAGGAACACTTTGCCCGCGTAAGAAAAGCGGCGGACAATCCGGAAATGCTGGTCGTCGTCGTGCAACTTGGTCCCGCGACGAAACCGGGAAACAGCGGATTTATGACGCTCCGTGAAGCGCAGCGGCAATACGTGGCCGACGACCCGCGGGCGATACTCGTTCCCGCGCTGGGCCGTACGCTCAAAGATACGGTGCATTTGGACAATGCCGGTTATCGCGAACTGGGCGGCGAGATCGGCCGCGCGCTGTTGCGTCACCGCTTTGGAAAAACCGACATCGCCTGGCCCGGTCCCGTCTTGGATGCTGCGGTTATCGCCGAGGATCGCAAATCGATTGTGGCGCACTTCGCCGAGGTGGAAGAACTGGCCGGTTGCGACGCAGCGGACTTTGCGTTGATCGACGAAGAGGGGACGGTGCGTTGCACGATGGCGACGCCGGGTAAGACGACCGTCACGCTCATCCCCGAGCGCGTCGTGCGATTGCCGGCGCGGCTGATCTACGCTTTTGGCCAGAATCCCAAAGCGAGTTTGGTTGATGAAGCAGGCAACCGCGCCCCAGCCGTGCAGATCCCGGTAACAACCGGCGAGGCCCCGGAAGACGTGCCCACAGCTGCGGCAAACGGGGCCGGGAAATGA
- a CDS encoding cob(I)yrinic acid a,c-diamide adenosyltransferase: MVFLNRIYTRSGDGGETGLGDGRRVPKTDARIAAYGGVDELNTLLGVTAANVELPAAITPRIATIQNDLFDLGADLCVPETDTPPEHPPLRVTSEQVARLETWIDESNESLEPLTSFVLPGGSPAAAHLHNARAVCRRVEIGVCHLAAAETINEHSLAYLNRLSDLLFVWARYCNDAGNNDVLWVPGGER; this comes from the coding sequence ATGGTTTTTCTCAATCGCATTTACACCCGCAGCGGCGACGGAGGCGAAACGGGACTGGGGGATGGACGCCGAGTCCCCAAAACCGATGCGCGGATTGCCGCCTATGGCGGCGTCGATGAACTCAACACGCTGCTGGGAGTGACCGCTGCCAACGTCGAACTCCCCGCAGCAATCACGCCGCGGATCGCGACCATTCAAAACGACCTGTTCGATCTCGGTGCCGATTTGTGTGTGCCCGAAACCGATACGCCTCCCGAACATCCCCCGCTGCGTGTGACGTCTGAACAGGTGGCGCGGTTGGAAACCTGGATCGACGAATCCAACGAATCGCTAGAGCCACTGACCAGTTTTGTTCTCCCCGGCGGATCCCCAGCGGCGGCGCATTTGCATAATGCCCGCGCTGTTTGTCGCCGCGTCGAAATCGGTGTCTGTCATTTGGCCGCAGCCGAGACGATCAACGAGCATTCGCTCGCCTACCTCAATCGGCTCTCCGACTTGCTGTTTGTTTGGGCCCGGTACTGCAATGACGCCGGCAACAATGACGTCCTGTGGGTCCCCGGCGGCGAACGGTAG
- a CDS encoding HEAT repeat domain-containing protein, which yields MKRIDGRLLAGLLLCSLCVICVSTVAMAQESQPTADAPLLNELRQRLLKLEQELDTLKKNQRPRIPEDKSQQRVVMMLESCYLGRYYNRSANSRHARFFVAKLNLVNLTPEAIEIQREQIELVADGTSIKLEEIPKQLFNQSVQIDNQYQQLRNMQPSKQLKLSPGGMQSTWVVFDKLDDGTHVPDMTLKVQINDKAVEFDVNASQKEALGMEIERIGPRGSLGLATINGKLNTINIGSMMDDLDQLATQQVVRVVLRWSEGAAQPDQQLMSWIIQNASSLGVNGATSEQFPPIPATMREFHLSDLPQSNNSHSSRYRSGRGTTRRVHKTADEAVQAALASAYQSLPRDEILTNIEQGHLLSRVAALASGGGRLGEDKLPIILEYADSSVPQLQRAALTALGHFGDPAAVEKLVFYVKKNNEPLASTAIESLAGSRYSAAHDALLAILKNEPPASQKNIVRILAAHPRPIWSEAIYEFVKDPREGLNQEALQALTQVGHPKLLEVLKDALSAGDMALRSKAYTILAARTDHDSEQIAIEYALQLLEEESIDPSTLNVTLNLLNRVKDKRAAPLLLKHFSKQSNKQAMIRTLTMIGDKDVATFFVEHFEGMKSHEKGEVLKALLTLHAPEFRKLATASLINENQSVAQAAAQVLQQDGSPESVDVLTDALKKTSNSSTLSAVCNVLAQLATPQARTALEEARDEGDPQKRRYARNALQQIYERSSAYQFLRQGHELEKANKLDEALAQFVEAIKADPKMPDGYIFRGNLNIRREKFAEARPDFDKALELDRWNSQALTGACVVMVMDGDDTAAAVKRLEENRARYEDEAIFSYNAACVYSRAAEHLKAQESTDERKAKIKEYTGKAIADLKKSVKQGFGDLGWMREDPDLKTLHEVPEFRKVAGMGSAEPKTDKDPTEE from the coding sequence ATGAAGAGGATCGACGGCCGCCTGCTCGCCGGACTATTGCTTTGCTCGCTGTGCGTGATCTGTGTTTCCACCGTGGCGATGGCACAAGAGAGCCAGCCGACGGCCGATGCGCCGCTGCTCAACGAACTTCGCCAGCGGTTGCTCAAGCTCGAACAGGAATTGGACACGCTGAAAAAAAATCAGCGTCCCAGGATTCCAGAAGATAAAAGCCAACAGCGCGTCGTGATGATGTTGGAGTCCTGCTATTTGGGGCGGTACTACAACCGCAGTGCCAATAGTCGACACGCGCGGTTTTTTGTCGCCAAGCTGAATCTCGTCAATCTCACGCCCGAGGCGATCGAGATCCAACGCGAACAAATCGAACTGGTGGCGGACGGCACCTCGATCAAGCTGGAGGAAATTCCCAAACAGCTGTTCAATCAATCGGTACAGATCGACAATCAGTACCAGCAGTTGCGCAACATGCAACCGTCGAAACAGTTGAAACTCTCCCCCGGGGGGATGCAAAGCACATGGGTGGTCTTCGATAAATTGGACGACGGCACGCATGTCCCCGACATGACACTCAAAGTGCAAATCAACGATAAGGCGGTCGAATTCGACGTCAACGCTTCGCAGAAAGAGGCGTTGGGAATGGAAATCGAGCGGATCGGTCCGCGGGGGTCGTTGGGATTGGCCACGATCAACGGCAAGCTGAATACGATCAACATCGGCAGCATGATGGATGACCTGGATCAGCTGGCGACACAACAGGTGGTGCGGGTCGTCTTGCGGTGGTCCGAAGGGGCGGCGCAGCCCGATCAGCAGTTGATGTCTTGGATTATTCAAAACGCGAGTTCGTTGGGCGTCAACGGCGCAACCAGCGAACAATTCCCGCCCATTCCCGCCACCATGCGCGAATTCCATCTCAGCGACCTGCCTCAGAGTAATAACTCGCACAGTTCGCGGTATCGGTCAGGCCGTGGGACTACGCGTCGCGTGCATAAAACAGCCGACGAAGCGGTGCAGGCGGCGCTGGCATCGGCTTATCAATCCTTGCCGCGTGATGAGATTTTGACAAACATTGAACAAGGCCATCTGCTCTCGCGAGTCGCCGCACTGGCCAGCGGCGGCGGTCGGTTGGGCGAAGATAAACTGCCGATCATCCTGGAGTATGCCGACTCGTCAGTCCCGCAATTGCAACGCGCAGCACTGACGGCGCTGGGGCATTTCGGGGATCCGGCAGCTGTGGAGAAATTGGTGTTCTATGTGAAAAAGAACAACGAACCGTTGGCCAGCACCGCGATCGAGTCCTTGGCTGGATCTCGCTATTCCGCCGCGCATGACGCACTGCTGGCGATTCTGAAAAACGAGCCTCCCGCATCGCAAAAGAACATCGTGAGGATCTTGGCAGCACATCCGCGGCCGATTTGGTCCGAAGCGATCTATGAATTCGTTAAGGACCCCCGCGAGGGTTTGAACCAAGAGGCGCTGCAAGCGCTAACACAGGTGGGACACCCCAAGTTGCTGGAGGTCCTCAAGGACGCGCTCTCCGCCGGCGACATGGCGCTGCGGAGTAAAGCCTACACCATTCTGGCCGCGCGGACTGATCATGATAGCGAACAGATTGCAATCGAATACGCCCTGCAACTCCTGGAAGAAGAGTCAATCGATCCCAGTACCTTGAACGTCACGCTCAATTTATTAAATCGCGTGAAAGACAAACGGGCCGCTCCATTGCTGCTTAAGCATTTCTCTAAGCAGTCCAACAAACAAGCCATGATTCGTACGTTGACGATGATTGGCGATAAGGATGTTGCCACGTTTTTTGTTGAACACTTCGAGGGAATGAAATCGCACGAAAAGGGCGAGGTCCTCAAAGCGTTGCTGACGTTACATGCACCGGAATTTCGTAAACTTGCCACCGCGTCGTTGATCAATGAAAACCAATCCGTGGCGCAAGCCGCGGCACAGGTCTTGCAGCAGGATGGGAGTCCTGAATCGGTCGATGTATTGACGGACGCCTTGAAAAAAACGAGCAACAGCAGCACGTTGAGCGCGGTTTGCAATGTCCTGGCACAACTGGCCACACCGCAGGCACGTACGGCGCTGGAAGAGGCGCGCGATGAGGGCGATCCGCAAAAACGCCGTTACGCTCGCAACGCTTTGCAACAGATTTATGAACGCTCCTCCGCCTATCAATTCCTCAGACAGGGACACGAATTGGAAAAGGCGAATAAACTCGACGAAGCGCTGGCTCAATTCGTCGAAGCCATTAAAGCCGATCCCAAAATGCCCGACGGTTACATTTTTCGCGGCAACTTAAATATCCGCCGAGAAAAATTCGCCGAGGCGCGGCCTGATTTTGATAAAGCCTTGGAGTTGGACCGCTGGAATTCTCAAGCGCTGACCGGCGCCTGTGTAGTGATGGTGATGGACGGCGACGATACGGCAGCAGCGGTCAAACGGCTCGAAGAAAACCGCGCCCGTTACGAGGACGAAGCCATCTTCTCCTACAACGCCGCCTGCGTTTACTCGCGGGCTGCCGAACATCTCAAGGCGCAGGAATCGACCGACGAGCGCAAGGCGAAAATCAAAGAATACACCGGCAAAGCCATCGCCGACTTGAAGAAGTCCGTCAAACAAGGATTCGGAGACCTCGGCTGGATGCGCGAAGATCCCGACTTAAAAACACTCCACGAAGTCCCCGAGTTCCGCAAAGTCGCCGGCATGGGATCGGCAGAGCCAAAGACCGACAAGGACCCAACTGAAGAGTAA
- a CDS encoding aldose 1-epimerase produces MEPIVIRDPNSGAEAKILAEFGFNCYSFQAPVDGELIEVLDAEPDFSAGGGRASGNGIPILFPFPNRIREGRYRWNDQDFQLTELDGDGNAIHGFVLDRPWRVTSSGTNFVVGEFQLSVDAPDRLPHWPTDFILELRYEVAGSTLGCQITITNPSQDPLPWGFGTHAYFRMPLAGDSGATDCLVQAPAAESWELINCLPTGKKVPVDEHVDLREGRRLGDRPLDDVLTGVEPQNGHIETLAMDEKAGLQISQKTDSIFRELVVYTPPTGRSVCLEPYTCVTDAVNLEEAGHDTGWLVLPPGEKIQTWINIELGRVYA; encoded by the coding sequence ATGGAACCCATTGTGATTCGTGATCCAAACTCCGGCGCAGAAGCCAAGATTCTGGCTGAGTTCGGTTTCAATTGTTATTCCTTCCAGGCTCCGGTCGACGGCGAACTGATTGAAGTGCTCGACGCGGAACCCGATTTTTCTGCCGGCGGCGGGCGGGCCAGTGGGAACGGGATTCCCATTCTGTTCCCGTTTCCCAATCGAATCCGTGAAGGCCGCTATCGTTGGAACGATCAGGATTTTCAACTCACCGAACTCGATGGCGATGGGAATGCGATCCATGGTTTCGTATTGGACCGTCCGTGGCGAGTCACATCGTCGGGCACGAATTTCGTCGTCGGCGAATTCCAACTGAGCGTCGATGCGCCGGACCGCCTACCACATTGGCCGACCGATTTCATTTTGGAACTCCGCTACGAAGTTGCCGGATCGACGTTGGGTTGCCAAATCACGATTACCAACCCCAGTCAGGATCCGCTGCCCTGGGGATTCGGCACGCACGCCTATTTTCGCATGCCACTGGCCGGTGACAGCGGAGCGACCGATTGCCTCGTCCAGGCACCCGCGGCCGAGTCGTGGGAATTGATCAACTGTCTGCCCACGGGGAAAAAAGTCCCCGTCGATGAGCATGTCGACCTGCGCGAAGGACGTCGCTTGGGAGATCGCCCCTTGGACGACGTACTGACCGGTGTTGAGCCGCAAAACGGTCACATTGAAACGTTGGCTATGGACGAAAAAGCGGGATTACAGATCTCACAAAAAACCGATTCGATTTTTCGCGAACTGGTCGTCTATACACCCCCCACCGGCCGCAGTGTTTGTCTCGAACCGTATACCTGTGTCACCGACGCGGTCAATCTCGAAGAAGCGGGACATGACACCGGTTGGTTGGTCTTGCCGCCCGGTGAAAAGATTCAGACGTGGATCAATATCGAATTGGGACGCGTGTACGCCTAA
- a CDS encoding YqgE/AlgH family protein — MPKSLRAHFLMAVKGLRDPHFFKSVVLMVEDGENGSMGLILNQPSKTSVQEALTDHFDLPGIKDLVYTGGPVEPSALFILHNAGDVEFNEQPLLPGLYVGSTANAFQDVVQRIADGDKDIKFRIFRGCAGWAPYQLQGELARGDWLTVPATAEHVLQDDPYELWEKLVEIAGRQSGVVPASNGNPELN, encoded by the coding sequence ATGCCCAAATCGCTACGCGCGCATTTTCTGATGGCTGTGAAGGGACTGCGGGACCCGCATTTTTTCAAATCGGTCGTGTTGATGGTCGAGGATGGCGAAAACGGGTCGATGGGGCTGATTTTAAATCAACCGTCAAAAACCTCCGTGCAGGAGGCGTTAACGGACCATTTCGACCTGCCGGGCATTAAGGACTTAGTCTACACCGGCGGGCCGGTCGAGCCATCGGCGCTGTTTATTTTGCACAATGCGGGAGACGTGGAATTCAATGAGCAACCGTTGCTCCCCGGATTGTATGTGGGCAGTACGGCCAATGCTTTTCAGGATGTGGTGCAGCGGATCGCCGATGGCGACAAGGACATCAAGTTTCGGATTTTTCGCGGGTGCGCGGGGTGGGCGCCCTATCAACTACAGGGGGAATTGGCGCGCGGCGATTGGTTGACCGTACCAGCCACAGCCGAGCATGTGTTGCAAGACGATCCGTATGAACTCTGGGAAAAATTGGTTGAGATTGCCGGTCGTCAATCGGGTGTAGTCCCCGCCAGCAACGGAAACCCCGAATTGAATTAG
- a CDS encoding 3'-5' exonuclease, which translates to MANLRAAQMGQQVQYLVFDVEAIADGDLIAKVRYPGKDYTPAEAVRAYRDELIEQRGDGKDFIPPTFMLPISVAVGKISGDFELIDLVVLDAPAYRPHVITKLFWDGWSHYGRPTFVTFNGRGYDMPVMELAAYRYGISLPTWYNIHDRSFEQSRNRYNLESHFDLMDFFTNFGAGRMTGGLNLLANLIGKPGKTGIDGSQVQDMYEAGRADEINDYCRCDVLDTYFVFLRSQVMTGALKLDREQEIVAATKQWLGERSADSPAYAHYLEHWGDWKPAEEPG; encoded by the coding sequence ATGGCAAATTTACGAGCGGCACAAATGGGGCAGCAGGTCCAGTATTTGGTCTTCGACGTCGAAGCTATCGCTGATGGCGATTTGATTGCGAAGGTGCGGTATCCGGGTAAAGACTACACCCCGGCCGAAGCGGTGCGGGCGTATCGGGATGAATTGATCGAACAGCGGGGCGACGGCAAAGATTTTATTCCGCCGACTTTCATGCTGCCGATCTCGGTGGCCGTCGGAAAAATCAGCGGCGATTTTGAATTGATCGATTTGGTTGTGCTGGACGCTCCCGCCTATCGTCCGCACGTGATCACCAAATTGTTCTGGGACGGTTGGTCGCATTACGGACGTCCCACATTTGTCACCTTCAATGGTCGCGGCTATGACATGCCGGTGATGGAATTGGCCGCCTATCGCTACGGGATCAGTCTGCCAACCTGGTACAACATCCATGACCGTTCCTTCGAACAGTCACGAAATCGCTACAATCTCGAGTCCCACTTCGATTTGATGGACTTTTTCACGAATTTCGGTGCGGGGCGGATGACCGGCGGACTGAATTTGTTGGCCAACTTGATTGGCAAACCGGGAAAAACCGGCATCGACGGATCGCAAGTTCAGGACATGTACGAAGCGGGTCGTGCCGACGAAATCAATGATTACTGCCGCTGCGACGTGTTGGACACCTATTTCGTGTTTTTGCGCAGCCAAGTGATGACCGGGGCACTCAAATTGGACCGAGAACAGGAGATCGTGGCGGCGACAAAGCAATGGCTGGGCGAACGATCGGCCGACAGCCCCGCTTATGCGCACTATTTGGAGCATTGGGGCGACTGGAAACCGGCTGAAGAGCCGGGATAG
- a CDS encoding AAA family ATPase: MTDAATTNSSTPTDLRGGEEQALEQLAGAYGRMRTEIGKVIIGQEQTVEEILIAMFCQGHCLLVGVPGLAKTLLVSTIAEILELTYHRIQFTPDLMPSDITGTDILQEDPQTGHNSFQFLEGPIFANMLLADEINRTPPKTQAALLEAMQERHVTAGSHTYPLPHPFFVLATQNPIEQEGTYPLPEAQLDRFMFNIVVNYPSADEELLILKQTTGAETPKLSQALSGEQILELQSLVRQVPVAEHVFVYARNLVRATRPDETEAPAFIKEYASWGAGPRAGQYLILGGKARALLAGRFHVTTEDIRAIAHPVLRHRLLTNFHADTEGITVDDIIDMLLKEIRPPQETRAEQLLR; this comes from the coding sequence ATGACCGATGCTGCCACCACCAATTCGTCGACTCCCACGGACTTGCGCGGGGGGGAAGAACAAGCCCTTGAGCAATTGGCCGGCGCCTATGGACGGATGCGGACCGAGATTGGCAAGGTGATCATCGGCCAGGAACAGACGGTCGAAGAAATCTTGATCGCCATGTTCTGCCAAGGGCATTGTCTGCTGGTCGGCGTGCCGGGATTGGCGAAGACGTTGCTGGTCAGCACGATTGCCGAAATTCTCGAGCTGACCTACCACCGCATTCAGTTCACGCCCGACTTAATGCCCTCGGACATCACCGGCACCGATATTCTACAAGAAGACCCGCAAACCGGTCACAATTCGTTCCAGTTTTTAGAAGGTCCGATTTTCGCCAACATGCTGTTGGCCGACGAGATCAACCGGACACCACCCAAAACGCAAGCCGCGTTGTTGGAAGCGATGCAGGAACGGCACGTGACAGCCGGTTCGCACACCTATCCCCTTCCGCATCCATTTTTTGTGTTGGCCACGCAAAACCCGATCGAGCAAGAAGGGACCTATCCGCTGCCCGAAGCGCAGCTCGATCGTTTTATGTTCAACATCGTCGTCAACTATCCCTCGGCCGACGAGGAATTGTTGATCCTCAAACAAACCACCGGCGCCGAGACACCAAAACTGTCCCAAGCCCTCAGCGGCGAACAGATTTTGGAACTGCAGTCGCTGGTCCGTCAGGTGCCGGTGGCGGAGCACGTGTTTGTCTATGCTCGCAATTTGGTTCGGGCCACGCGGCCTGATGAAACCGAAGCCCCAGCGTTCATCAAGGAATACGCCTCATGGGGCGCCGGTCCCCGCGCGGGGCAATATTTGATTTTGGGAGGCAAGGCCCGCGCGTTGTTAGCAGGCCGCTTTCACGTCACCACCGAAGACATCCGCGCCATCGCCCATCCCGTCCTACGGCATCGCCTGCTGACGAATTTCCACGCCGACACCGAAGGGATCACCGTCGACGACATCATCGACATGCTGCTCAAAGAGATCCGCCCCCCGCAGGAAACCCGTGCTGAACAGTTGTTGCGGTAG